A stretch of DNA from Columba livia isolate bColLiv1 breed racing homer chromosome 11, bColLiv1.pat.W.v2, whole genome shotgun sequence:
GTCACAAGATCCTGAGTTCTGTCCCAGCTTGTCCACCCTGAGCATCGTCACTGCATGGACGGGATCCCATGCAGCATCTCCCAGGGAGACAGATTCAAACATCGCTGGTGGGTGGGGAGAGCATTAgactggaaaggaaaacaacccTGTTTGGGACCCCCCGCCCACCTGGCTGAGCCTGTTCCTGCTTCACATCCTCCCTGTCAGGGTGTAAGGAAAGGCCGTGGCTTGTTTTTTGGGGGGCCACATGGCAAAGTGCAGTCGGCTTCTCAGGGCCCCCCAAATATCTCATCCAGCATGTGGTGATGGGGTGAGGAAGGACCAACCTTTTTAATTTGAGGACAACATTTTGTCTGGATCTAAGTGATGGCAAATTTAACTGGTACTGGATGTCTTGGAAATGACCCTGAGGCTCCTGAGGATAAAGCTGTTGGAAATGATGCGCTTACCCTGTGACCCCTTTATtcggggagctgctgctgggggtgcaggcGGGGAGATGAGCTGCCTCCTCAACCACAGGGAGGCATTGACCCTCCAAAGAGATTTTCACTCGGCGGCCTTCCATGTGCGGAGGAGTCGAGGGAAGCAGCATCCCGCCCGGAAAGTGAGATATTGTTGAAGTTCGgggacaaaaaacaaaacaaaacaaacaacccaaaggAATGGCAGAGGGGTGCAGCCCACTCGGTCatgccagagctgctgttttgGGGCAAAACACTGGTTTTGAGGTGTGGctgtcccctggtccctgtgtgCAGCTTGGTGCTGGGTTCCAACTGTGCTGCGGAGCAGAGCCACCACACTCTTATCTCCCCTCACAAGTCTCCCCAGTTATCTACTTCGTTTCCCCTTCTGTGGACAAGGCTTTTATCTTTTCTCCACCCTCTTTTCCTCCATTTCCTTCTTTGCTTCTCTGCTACCTCTTgccacaaaaagacaaaaaacaacaacaaaactaaacCATGGTGGGGTGAAGAACAGACATGGGATCCCACCACATGGGATCCacctgggggttttggggatgCTGGGCCGTGTTTGGGAGACGCTGGGTGATGTTTAGCCATGCTGGGTGGATGCTGAGCTGTGGTCCAGCAATGCTCAGGCTGGTCTTGGGGCATGCTGGATGTTCACAATGCTGAGGTGATGCTGGGGGGATGCTGGGTGAAGGTCCGGTGATGCTCTTGGGGCTCAAGCGATGCTCAGGTGTCTCAGTGGGATGCTCAGGAGATGCTGGGCAGTACTGGGGCGATGCTGCGTGATACTGGGGACATACTTGCAATGCGGGCGATGCCCGGGAAGAGCGGGCGATGCCGGCACAGTCTGGcagctccacctgctggcaTGTACCGCCTGACACTGTGGGCCAGCACCCAAAATCAGAAGAAACCGTAAGGGAGAGGGTCCCCCCCGCTGCAAATGAATAAGGAAAAGCTGCATGTGAAAATCAACATGCTTTCTCCAGCCAACAACTGACTTTTGGGGGGAGCTCCCAGAGTATTGTGTCACCCCGTGCCATTCCACCACAGGCTGAGCATTTGCCCTGGGGACTTGCTTGGcttatgatttattttctctctctctcttgttCAGGAGGGCCAGCTCACCTCTCCTGTTGCATGCCCTGGTCTGGACACTGGCAGCAACATATAAATGGCCTCAAAACGGCACTTGGAGTCCCTGGATCCTGTGATTTTCAACAAGCTACCTCGGCTGGAGACGGAGCCCGCTGTCAGCTTCCCCAATGGCCTCTGCAAATCCAACCCTTTGCCCAACCCCAGCTCCGAAAACCATTTCAACTACAAGGGCTCCTACTTCGCCTGCCCGCTGCAGAGCCCTGATGGCCCTGAGCAGCCCCTGGCCCGCTGGAGCCCGGCAGCCGCTTACCTGCCCTACGGCAGCGGTGCCGGCAGCCAGCCCGTGCCGGCCGAGGGGCCGCTGCTCACCTGCCTGCTCTACCGCCCCGACAGCCTGGGGGCCGGGCTGCAGCCCCCAGGCACCGAAAAGGGCAAGGACGGCCTGATGCGGGAGCTGCTGATGGCGAGGGAGAAGTGGGGCAGCCCGCCGCCTGTGCCGGGACACCCCTTCCCGGTGAAGAAGCCGGTGGCCGTGAACAAGGTGGCCCCCCTGGCTGTCCCCAAGCCAGTGTACAGAGCCCCGGCGTGCTTTGTGGACCCCAGGATGGCCCTGCCGCTGGGACCCCGCGCCGGAAGCCTGCAGCAGAGACGGGGGGATGCCGACTGGGCTCTGCCCGCCGCCAGCCACCCGCTCCTCCCCGGCGAGTCCCGCGGTGGCACCGGGCTGCACAGGAGGGGTCCCCACTCCGACCCCAGCCTCCTGCCGCTGCACCCCAGCCTGGCACTGCCCGCCAAGGAGAAGGTGGGCTCCCCTGTCACCTTCTCCCCCTATTACACGGCCTTTGAGAAATACAGGGGTTCCCCCGACACCCCGTTCTTGGAAGCCAGCTGTCCCGCTACCCACAGCCAGGGAAAGGTGCCCGAGGTCCCCAGCCTCAGCCTGGACCCCTGGCCCAAGCTCCAGCCACCCGCTGCCAGCCCAGCACCGCGGGAGAGGCCACCAACATGCTACCCACACACCCACTACCCACTGCCCCTCCACAAGGCCGCCCTCCTCTACCCTCCACCGCCCCACGCCGTGGAGgcacagcccagcaccctgcccGATGCCTACAAAGCCTTTGGCTCTGTGGGAAGTGGGGAGCCCTTTCCTGGCTCCTACCTGAAGCCTCAAGCCCCCAGGAGCTACTTTCCCAGCCCCTTGGACACCTACGTGCCCAGGACAGCCGGTGCGGTGGCATCACCACCCACCAAGTCGGCAGCCCTGCCAAGGGACGCTGAGCTGCCACGGAGAGCCGGCTACTTGCCCAGCCCCGGCTTTGCCTTCAGCCCCAGTGATGCAGCTGCATTCGGTACCTCCTTTGCCAGCACCGAGCCGGGCTGCGAGCGGCACCGGGCGGAAAGTCCCCAGCGGCAAGTGACAGCGAGGCAGAACAGCGCTTTCCAACCCGTCTGTGGCTCTGAGAAAGTGTCTGGGGGCTCTGGTGGACTCACAGAGACATTGCCCAAAGGAGAAGGGGGCTGGATGAAACCCAGCCGTGGGGAGCAGGAGCCCCCTTacctggggaagaggagagccAGCCCGACCCTCCAGGAACCTCCCCACAGGGGACCACCGGCTCCCATCATTGTAGGGAAGGGAGATGCTGGCAAGGTGAAGGATGCAGCCAAGGAGCTCGTCCCCACTGCTCCATCCACCCCGCCTCCAGAGGGGCTGAAGGACCCGAGGGACAGCGAggtccctcctccctccccgcccATGCCTGTGATCAACAATGTCTTCAGCCTGGCGCCGTACCGAGACTACCTGGAGGGGACTGATGGCTCAGCCCAGGTCCCCTACTCCAGGGAGCATCTGCAGCGGGAcaccccaccccaaaacacgAGGGGCAGCCGGGAGCCCGCTGCCATCGGAGATGTCTCAGCAGCGTCCAGCCTGCTGCCCACAGGCACGGCGGCTGGCCGGGCGATGAAGACGGGCAGCGGCGTGGTCCAGAGCCAAGGGGAAAGCTGTTGTGGAAGGGTCCCCGAAAAGTCAAAGCTTGTGCCCCAAGACTCGGGGTCTCGGGGGGGCAGCCCTggtggggcagggagcagggacCTGGTCCCCGGGGACATCGTGCTGGAcctcagcctgaagaagaggcTGGTCAGAGCCGGGGAGACCCAGGGACCTGCTGGGCAGACGGATGgggaggatgcagagcgggagaaggagggtttgggggggaaagTGAGGGAGGGCGAGGAGGCCAAGCCCCCGGCACCCCCCTTGCTGCTGGAGGTGAGTTCTGGCTACAAGAGCAACTTCCAGAGCTCAGCTGCCTTCATGTTCAAAAAATACAAGATCCTGCGCTCCCTCCCACCCAGCACTGGGTCCCCCCGTCCACCCGGCAGCCCCCAcaccccccagcccagcccgccaccaccagctccctccagcagcccccctgcctccccaccggCCCGCAGCCCCccacccctgcagcccagcacctcGGCTCCGCGGGGGGCTCACCCGGAGCCGCAGCCCCCGCTGCCCgcagcccccccagcagcaggtgaggagAGCGCCTGGCCGGGCGGGCAGCGccagcccccgcagcccccggccgGGCAGGACTTCGCCTCCCTGCACGCCTCCCTCTGCCACACCATCTCCTGCTCCGTGTCCCGCTCCTCCCCGCAGCTCCTGCGCGAGTGGCTGCAGAGGGCAGAGCCGGACGAGGAGCCGGGAGAGACGCCCAAATCCCCCCCCAAGCCCAAGAACGGCTCCAAGGTCCCCGAAGCTCAGAAGCGCACCAAAGGCAAGGAGATCTGGCTGGCTTTCCAAGATGTGCCCGCCCTCCTCGCCAACCTGCTGTCTCAGCTGAAGACCTTCATGTTTGCTTGCAAGTGTCCTTTCCCCCACGTGGTCCGGGCAGGGGCTATCTTCATCCCCATCCACGTGGTGAAGGAGAAGCTCTTCCCCAAGCTCCCCGGGGCCTCCGTTGACCAAGTACTGCAGGAGCACAAGGTGGAGCTGCGTCCCACCACGCTCTCAGAGGAGAGGCACCTGCGGGACCTGGAGCTGAAGAGCTGCACCTCACGCATGCTGAAGCTCCTGGCTCTCAAGCAGCTCCCCGATATCTACCCGGACCTGCTGAACCTCCACTGGCACGATTCCATCCGGCAGCAGCTCGGTAGGTAGCCCGGCATCTCCCATGGAGGGCTGGTGCCACATGTGGGTCCCTGGGACTCTCCCAGGGAAGCTCCAGCTGTATCTGCCTCTCAGATGCTGCTGTTGGGTAGAGCATCATATGGTCCCTCAGCATCCTTGTCCTACCTGCAGAGCAGAATATTCAGCGTTTCTCCCCAGGTGTCCCATCCCACTGGTGACAGTCCCACCACCCCACCCTGTCCTGCTGCTCGAGGCTGTTGCCAGCAACCTTATTTCTTACAGGTTGGAGCTCACAGGCTGACCAGCGTCCCTCCAAGTAGGTGACTCCTCTGGCGTGAGGCACGGGGAGCTGATGGCACAGTGACAGCCACGGGGAGCATGGAAGGGAGCCAGTAAAGAACATGCCATGGGCAACAGCTGAGCTGCCTGCCTGCGAGGATGGGAAAGGGATGGTCCCCCTCGTCCCCAGAGCAGGTGCCCTCCTGGCAGGGACACGGCACCAGGATGGGgcaggtggagctggagggCTGGAGCATTTGTAGCCACCAGAGAAGGAGCGTGGCCATGgcccctggggacaggctggctgctgtggggctggctgACCACGTCCCCTCCTCTCGCCTTCCCTGCTTTACATACATCGTGCCCAATAAACCCACCTTCCTCCTGGCGTTTCATCTTTACACGCAGACTTCACACAGCGTGATGGGTCAAGGGAATCGCAACTTCTGTAGTTGCAGGactgattttttgttgttgttttaaatgaagacattttaaaaatgttttgcatttacCTTTATAAGGAGCTGCTGCCTTCAGGTTTGCTGttagtagttttttttttaatagtaatttatatttgtctttttatttaaactcaTGGCTTCACCTGTTTACCGTGCCGGCCCGAGGTAGCGGGAGCGATGCTGTTCAGGCTGAGCCTTTCAGTCTTGATCGCAGCTGACAAGGGCTGCACGAAAGATTTAAAGACTGTTCgagaaaaccaaaccactttACAACCCAGATCCGAGGACGTGGGAGATGATGCACATCTGGGGATGACCTTGGTGGAGATGGAGCGACCCTGGTGTGAccagaggggcaggagcaggagtgATGCTGCGAGAGCTCGGAAGGAGAAATTCTTCCATCCCGCAGCACCAAGAGCTCGATGGGCGTCCCGGGAGGGATCCTGGCAGCCagggacggacagacggactcGGCGGGTCTGCAGCGGCGATGCACAGCAGCGGCCTTACAAACTCAACACTCAGGTGTTTTTCCAACTGATGCAGGGCACGGAGGAGCAAAATgaggattattattatttgttttttatttcactacaggaaatatttattttaaattaagaaaatggaggggaaaaaaaggaaaaaaaatacccaaactgTACCATAGACTCTTTTTAGCCAAAAGGTGCCGTGTATTCTGCAAGTGCCTTTCTGGTTTCCACTGGGTTGTACACATCAGGTCTGTGCCTGGTGTCGTACAGCCATTTGGAAAGCAGTGTGTGTTAATGCTATCATCCTtttgtatacatacatatatgtatatgtgtgtggtTCCAGGGAAGAAAGTTCCTTtgcattatttaatattttgtaagAATACGGATTTCACAAGGTGCCTCGCCCAATTAAAAGGGTTTGGCTTCTTTTCAGACATGCCgtgctctgttctctgcttgCCAGCTTGGGCACAGTGGCACCTTTGTGGGGACAAGGATGTCCCAAAGCTGGGGACCTGTCCCCAGGCTGATGCAATGGGGTCCCCAAGACACCCTCCCCCTTGTCAGCCCCCACCAGAAGCACAAAATCGGCCTCATCTTGGGACCCAAACACCCCAAACCACATTTTTCAGCCCAAATTACTGGAGCTTGGCTGGGGGAGAGCATCGCCATGACCCCCTCCCTGCAAACAGGGCATTTTGAGGGATATCTGTGGTGTATGGGgcaaaacctgcctggagaaACAGGCATGGAACCAATTCCCAGGGCCGTGAGCTGGATGaggagcagggggaagctgGGACCCATCAGCTGGGAGAGACTCTCACCTGTGGGAGGGCTAATGAGTTGATGTGTTAATTGGGAGCAGCTGGGATGTAGTCACCTCCTCCCACCCCTGGGAAAACAGTTAAAAGCCCCGTGATGGGCAGGGGGGTTGATGCTCTCTGCTCCTTGGGTGCTGCCAGGTGAGGGGGGTCTGCATGGGCTGAGGGGAGGTTTTGGGGAGGAATGGGGTGACCAGTAGCCTCCCAGGTGATGCTGGGGCTTGGGGcaagctctgctgggctggagcagctgcttgGTGCTGCTGGGACCAAGGAGCTGCTTGGGAAGAGAACTCCTGTCCATGGGGTGTTCTGGGGAAGAGCTGTcactggggtggggggagctggACCCCTGCCTGATGCTCTGCTGTGTCTCCCCACAGCTGGGCTCTGCCCATGGCCTctcccaggcagagctgggggctcAGACCACTGGACCCCCGCAACATTGCTGCCTGTCAGGCAAAAATGATGCTCCATGGTGAAAGAGAAGGGGCTGCAGATGTGGCCCTGGGTCCTGCTGCCcgtgtggctgctgctgccagtgggCTGCGGTGCAAAGCTGTCCTAGTGCTggccgtctgtctgtctgccacTGTGCTGCCCTACAGCCTGGGGGCTCTGGCTGCTCCCATCCACGGCTCCCTGGCCCCTTCCCACACTTGGCCAAGCTCGCCAGCTTCATGGAGACGGACAAGTGATGATGTGGTGGTGACACGTGGAGATCTGCTCACCCAGCCAGAGGTGCATGAAGATGGTGGGATGCTGGTGGGCTCTGCAGGCACCCCAGGCTGCTGCCTGGACGTAGCAGATGTGTCCTGTGGTGCCAATGACAAGGGACAGAACCTGGGGATGCCGGCGATGGCCACAGCAAGGAGCTGCAGTGGGCAGAAGCAGGAGGTGAGCACAAGCCATGGCCTGCCTGGGAATGAggatcctgctgctgcttctcccctgGTGTCCCTTCCAGGGGTCCCCTTGGGCTTGCCATCAGAAAGGACACCCAGCCTGCCTGAAACCCAGCCTGGCACTGCATGGGTCCCCTCTGCTGTGACAGCTGAGGTGATCTGGGGCACACAGCCTGCTGGCACCTCCCTGCATGGCGGAGCTGAGCTGTTCATGGACACTGGTTTGGCCAAGGTCCCCGAAAACAGGTCTGGACTTCTGGCCCCTGTCTGGGTGTCCCCGCCCAGTGCCACATCGGCTCATGCTGTCAGCCACCCACAAGAACTGGCTCCCTTCCTCCCTACAGAGGAGACTAGAGGACCTACTGTCACCTTGGGGATGAGAAGTGACCCGTCCTTCTCCCCTGCACATGGGACTCTGCTGACACCCACTGAGGCCTCTGCTTTGCCTTCTCGGACCAGAGCTCCCAGTGCTGCAGGTCCTGCTGGGACTGGAGTGAGCTGGACAGTCCCTGCTGCCCCCACAGAGCCCAGAGCAACCAGAGTCCCCTGTGAGGATGGAGCTGTGATGGTGGCTTTCCCCTctcccagagctgcaggtgtGACACATGGCTCCTCCCTGGGGTCATCTGCCCGGAGGTCACCTCTGCGCCCAGATCCCTTCCTCCCCATGGCACCCGGGGATGGACCCACTGTGGGGTGGCACTGGGCCACGGTGGTGGCAGAGATGAGTGTCCTGCCTGGAACAGTGGCTGTGACAGCGGCAGTTGGGCACAGCAAGCCCAGCACAGCACCGGTGCGACCTCCAGCAGGACCTCCAGGGCCCTCCCACGCCAGCCCAAGCTCTgtgcctcctcccagctccaAGAACCCTGCTCCTGAGCATCAGTCCAAGGCTGAGCACCACACTAGCACCCCAGGTTTGCCATCTCCAACCTATGTGCTGACTCCTGGAGCTCCACATGCTGCCAgctccccacccagctctcagACCCCAGATGCTCCTGCAGGAGTGACCCCTGATACTTGGTCCACAGCCAGAGCGCATCTTCCTGCAGCCACAGGAGAGAACTTTACccctgctgagcagctgctgagcaAACCGGGGGTGAAGCCCCTCACATCCCACCCCACAGGACTCCCCTCTCCTGCTCAGCTCCCGCATGTGCTGCCGCTGCAGTTCCGGCTGTTGGGTGTCACTTACACCGCAGCCCTGAGCAACAGCTCCTCGGGGAGATACCGGCAGCTGGAGGAAGAAGTGAGGCTGTTGGTGAGTGCAGGAGCTGCCGCTGGGGCTTCTGGTACCTCTGGGTGcagctgagaagctgctgcagcaagTGCTGCGGGGATTGCATTGGTCCTGGTTTGGTGTGTCACCCACCCAGGCTGGTGGAGATGCTTTGGGTTGGGGTGGTAGGTTTGAGGTGGGACTGGGCTCCCCGCACCTCTGGCAGGGCCATCACACGCCGTGGTGCCGGGTGTTCCCTCCTGGTGCTGGTTCTGGGCTGGTGGGAGCCCTGGCTGGGCCATCGCTGTGGCTCTGGTGTCCACCAGCgtgtcctgccctgggcaaaccCCGCTGACTCCCCTCTATTTATCGCACACCCCCATACGTGCCTTCCTCACACAGGGGAATTTGCAAAAGCTTCTCGATTAACGGGCACTGCTTTCTTCCAGCTAAACCAAGTGCTGTCCTCCTATGAGACCTTCCTGCAGGCCAACGTCCTCGAGTTCCTGTGAGTGTGCGGCTCTGCCCTGGGGTGACACATGGAGAGGGGTGGGTTTGGCTCCGAGGGAAGGGCTGGTCCAGCAGAACACCCCAGAGACAGcagcgggggctgggggggctgtgctCCCTCCAGGGCACCATCCCAAGGGGTCCCTGGTGGAAGGTGTTTGAGGCTGCAGATGAAGCCTCTGGAGACCTCTCTGCAAGGGAGTGGCTGCTGTGGGCTGAGGGGGCTCTAAAGCTGCTCCTAAAGTGGGGTCTGGCTGTGCAGACCAAACAACCTTGCCCTGGGGCCCATCAGCTCCTCTCTGTCCCAGGAATGGCTCTGTGGTGGTGCGAGGGGAGGCTCTGTTCCGTGGGGACAATCCAGCTCCCACCAGCTCCCACCTCATCCGGACACTGGTCACAGCAGTGAGCAGGGGAAGGAGACCCTTCAGCTGGCAGCTGGAGCCCCGCTCCATCCAGTCAGGTGGtaagttgctgctgctgctgtcattgTCCTCCCTTCACATCTATCCAAGCCGAAACCTGCCCAATTTGGACTTCAGGCTTCACTGAACCTTCTGTCTCCCAAACCATTCAAAGCCCTTcagtgctgaggctgctggagaCCACATCAGCAGCAGTTGGACCTGTGTGGTCCAGAGCTTCTGAGCTCCCTGGCTTCTCCTCCTTGACTTGCTTCTCTCCTGGGAGGTGGGACATGCCCAGCCCTTCCCACCACACAAGGTGTCCAccttccctcagctgctctgtggcTTCTGCTGACTGAGATCTCCTAATGAAGGTGGAGGAACAGGGATGGGCTTGACTGTCTCCTGAACTCTTGTAggcttcagcctggagaacctCGAGCCAGAGAAGCTGTCCTTCTCCCTCACTGCCTTCCAGCTAGGGAGGAGCAGGATAGAAGCCTTGGAGAGTCTGACCAGTGAGGTATGGAAGCCTTGGTGGCCCTTCCAAGGGATGGTGCTTGGGAAGAGGGCACAGGCTGCTCTACTGCAGGGTGGGTCATGAGCACCAAAGTAGGGGCAGTGGGTGAGCTGTTGTCTCCTCTCCATCCAGGTGACTCGGTGTCTCAGTGCCCATTACCCTGTCAGGAATGTGGGCATCACCCAGCTCAGGTACAGGACACAACTACCCCTCTCCAAAGCTCTTCAGTAAATTACCTTCATGACCTCTTGTGTGCTCTTCAGCTAAttagctgtgctgcagagatggGGAGGACgggtggtgctggggggtgaCGTGCAGCTGGTGGCAAATGCTGTCACTGAGCACCTTCCCTGGGCTGAGGAAAGAGCAGCCAGGGTGTGACTGgccccagccctcctgccttgcTCAGAGCCTTTCTCTCCCCATAGAGACCTCCATGGGCACCTGGAGATTGATGGAGACATCTATCTTGACACAATTGTCCATACTGATGTTGCAGAGGTTCTGCAGGCCATGACAGCTCTGGCCAACTGTTCTGTGGACCTGCTGTCCCTTTCGGTGGAGGGTAAGGACAGTCCCTGGGTGCGGTGGGGCTcattgccagctctgctccccctcACATGTGTTTCTTGTCCCTTCAGGAACTGGGCTTCACCTCCAGGTCTACCCATTCTCCTTCCTCATCACCAACAGACGCTTCAGCGAGCACCTTCAGGATCCACTTGATCCAGAGCACCAGGAGCTCACCAGAGACCTGGGTGATGCGGTAGGTGCGGGTGCTGGGGCCCTCTCAGGGTGCTGAGCACCACTGGGGGAAGTGGGACAGCTTTGGGGTGCCCAAGCCAGACCCCCAGGTCCAGCACCACGGCACATCCAGGGAGCTGCAGGTGCAGCAGGGTCAGAGCCGCTCTGTGTCCTTGCTGTGGTGGTTGTCCCAGCTCCACAATAGCTGTGGAGGTGGTGGGTGGTCTGGTGGGGTGAAGTGTCCTGAAGGCTGGTGTGGAGCTGAGTAAACTCTCTTGCAGGTGGCGAGGGCCCTGAGGGACCACAGGAGCTTCCTGCAACTGCTGATAAGAGAATTTCTGTGAGTGGGAGCAGGCAGTCTGCTGGGACAGGGGTGTACGGAGACAGGGATATCTCCCCACAGCCATCAACCAGCAGGTCATGGCTGTCTGGTGTCTCATCTGAGTCCCAGGAGGGTTTGCAGCTGAGGTCAACCATTTCCCTGCTATCTCAGGAGGGACCTGCTGGACCTACAGGGATGTCTCTTCCATCTCAAAGAGCAGATGCAAAACCAATGCCCCCTGAGAGGAGAGACCCCCTCTGCGGGGGGCTCCTCTGCAGCCCCTGGGCACAGCCCAGCATGTggctggggggtggggggcgggCACAGTGGTACCTGGagctccttccctccctgtccATAGGCCTGGCTCCTTGATCTGCCATGGGGACCTGGTGTTCCAGCACCCTGCTCCCACCAGCCTGGAGGTTCTGGAGGCACTTGTGCTCTCGGTTGGGTCCAACAAGGCTTTGGCTGGTTCAGACTTGCAGGTGGACCCCTACTCTCTTGTTGTGGGAGGTGAGCTGCCCTTTGTGGGGGTGGAATGTGAACCCCAGCAGTGTGTGAGCAGAGGAGATCTGCAGCCCACTAGATCCAGATCTCTTATGCAATGGGAGGGGGGATATCTTGGCTGGGGAGGTGACCAGCTTGCAGTGGGTGGTCAGAAAGTACGATTCCAGGATCAGCCATGCCCTGTCCCTCGGCACAGCTGGGGTTTGAGCTGGAGAGACCTGTCTGCAGTGGGGAAACAGGACGGGAGGAAAGAGGTTCTGGAAAGGGCAGGGGGGTGTCAAAGACACACTGGAGTCCTGTGTCTCGCCGGCTGTGTCCCCAAGGAGGGTGGGTGGCTTTCGCTGGCTGGGCGGAGCCTCTGTGGCTGTGCTGACAGCTGCACTCTGTTCCAGAGGACACCCTGgagccccccccgccccagccaGGCTTTCCTGAGTACGGCGTGGCCATCATCGTTGTGTGCAGCCTCTGCTTTATCACCGCTGCCATCGTCCTGCTGGTGGTAAGGGTGAttgatgtctgtctgtctgtctgctaTGGTAGGGGGAGTGGCATGGGATGCAAGGCTGCAGCTCTGTGCCCTCCTCCCCAGTGTCTGAGGAACAAGAGGCTTGGCTGGCGGGATGTGGTGGTCCTGTGGGACAGAAGAGACCCTGAAGCGGGGACCCAGAACCTGGAAATGGAGAACCAAGGATTCTGGAGATCCTCTGAACAGGTGAGTGGTTTCTACAGCCCCTGGAGTCAGTTTGTGCTTCAGAGCTGGAGCTTTAGAGCCCAGCTGGTGTTTCTGCAGGTCCTTGTTGTATCTGGTGCTGGTCCTGGGCaatgtcaggggctggagaAAGCTCTCTGGGGGCTGGGGAGAAGGAGCCCTCAGTCCCTGCCCCTGCTGGAGGTGGGCACAGTgacttctctccctctcccttgcAGGGCACGGAGAATGTTCAGATGCAAAGTGACTCTGCCTGATGAGAGAAGATGCAGCTGATGGTCGGGAGGAGCCTAAAAAGGGGTTGGTGGGGGGACAGAGATGCTGAGAACCCCTCCCTGCTGTTAAAAGTTCTTCTTGTGAAGGATGTGGGCTCAGATGGATGAAGAAATAATT
This window harbors:
- the C11H15orf39 gene encoding uncharacterized protein C15orf39 homolog; this translates as MASKRHLESLDPVIFNKLPRLETEPAVSFPNGLCKSNPLPNPSSENHFNYKGSYFACPLQSPDGPEQPLARWSPAAAYLPYGSGAGSQPVPAEGPLLTCLLYRPDSLGAGLQPPGTEKGKDGLMRELLMAREKWGSPPPVPGHPFPVKKPVAVNKVAPLAVPKPVYRAPACFVDPRMALPLGPRAGSLQQRRGDADWALPAASHPLLPGESRGGTGLHRRGPHSDPSLLPLHPSLALPAKEKVGSPVTFSPYYTAFEKYRGSPDTPFLEASCPATHSQGKVPEVPSLSLDPWPKLQPPAASPAPRERPPTCYPHTHYPLPLHKAALLYPPPPHAVEAQPSTLPDAYKAFGSVGSGEPFPGSYLKPQAPRSYFPSPLDTYVPRTAGAVASPPTKSAALPRDAELPRRAGYLPSPGFAFSPSDAAAFGTSFASTEPGCERHRAESPQRQVTARQNSAFQPVCGSEKVSGGSGGLTETLPKGEGGWMKPSRGEQEPPYLGKRRASPTLQEPPHRGPPAPIIVGKGDAGKVKDAAKELVPTAPSTPPPEGLKDPRDSEVPPPSPPMPVINNVFSLAPYRDYLEGTDGSAQVPYSREHLQRDTPPQNTRGSREPAAIGDVSAASSLLPTGTAAGRAMKTGSGVVQSQGESCCGRVPEKSKLVPQDSGSRGGSPGGAGSRDLVPGDIVLDLSLKKRLVRAGETQGPAGQTDGEDAEREKEGLGGKVREGEEAKPPAPPLLLEVSSGYKSNFQSSAAFMFKKYKILRSLPPSTGSPRPPGSPHTPQPSPPPPAPSSSPPASPPARSPPPLQPSTSAPRGAHPEPQPPLPAAPPAAGEESAWPGGQRQPPQPPAGQDFASLHASLCHTISCSVSRSSPQLLREWLQRAEPDEEPGETPKSPPKPKNGSKVPEAQKRTKGKEIWLAFQDVPALLANLLSQLKTFMFACKCPFPHVVRAGAIFIPIHVVKEKLFPKLPGASVDQVLQEHKVELRPTTLSEERHLRDLELKSCTSRMLKLLALKQLPDIYPDLLNLHWHDSIRQQLGWSSQADQRPSK
- the LOC102098806 gene encoding uncharacterized protein LOC102098806; translation: MASPRQSWGLRPLDPRNIAACQAKMMLHGEREGAADVALGPAARVAAAASGLRCKAVLVLAVCLSATVLPYSLGALAAPIHGSLAPSHTWPSSPASWRRTSDDVVVTRGDLLTQPEVHEDGGMLVGSAGTPGCCLDVADVSCGANDKGQNLGMPAMATARSCSGQKQEVSTSHGLPGNEDPAAASPLVSLPGVPLGLPSERTPSLPETQPGTAWVPSAVTAEVIWGTQPAGTSLHGGAELFMDTGLAKVPENRSGLLAPVWVSPPSATSAHAVSHPQELAPFLPTEETRGPTVTLGMRSDPSFSPAHGTLLTPTEASALPSRTRAPSAAGPAGTGVSWTVPAAPTEPRATRVPCEDGAVMVAFPSPRAAGVTHGSSLGSSARRSPLRPDPFLPMAPGDGPTVGWHWATVVAEMSVLPGTVAVTAAVGHSKPSTAPVRPPAGPPGPSHASPSSVPPPSSKNPAPEHQSKAEHHTSTPGLPSPTYVLTPGAPHAASSPPSSQTPDAPAGVTPDTWSTARAHLPAATGENFTPAEQLLSKPGVKPLTSHPTGLPSPAQLPHVLPLQFRLLGVTYTAALSNSSSGRYRQLEEEVRLLLNQVLSSYETFLQANVLEFLNGSVVVRGEALFRGDNPAPTSSHLIRTLVTAVSRGRRPFSWQLEPRSIQSGGFSLENLEPEKLSFSLTAFQLGRSRIEALESLTSEVTRCLSAHYPVRNVGITQLRDLHGHLEIDGDIYLDTIVHTDVAEVLQAMTALANCSVDLLSLSVEGTGLHLQVYPFSFLITNRRFSEHLQDPLDPEHQELTRDLGDAVARALRDHRSFLQLLIREFLPGSLICHGDLVFQHPAPTSLEVLEALVLSVGSNKALAGSDLQVDPYSLVVGEDTLEPPPPQPGFPEYGVAIIVVCSLCFITAAIVLLVCLRNKRLGWRDVVVLWDRRDPEAGTQNLEMENQGFWRSSEQGTENVQMQSDSA